In the genome of Dioscorea cayenensis subsp. rotundata cultivar TDr96_F1 chromosome 1, TDr96_F1_v2_PseudoChromosome.rev07_lg8_w22 25.fasta, whole genome shotgun sequence, one region contains:
- the LOC120263154 gene encoding haloacid dehalogenase-like hydrolase domain-containing protein At2g33255 isoform X1 — protein sequence MLHPLLRRLPSITHPLSTASVHRRRCAAMAESPARYLTVAATPKASLKGVVFDMDGTLTVPVIDFPAMYRTVLGEDTYASLRSASPSGGIDILHHIETWAPAEQQRAYEIIAHFEQQGLDRLQIMPGALELCRFLDSKKIRRGLITRNVDAAVDLFHQRFGIMFAPALSREFRPYKPDPAPLLHICSTWGVSPNEVMMIGDSLRDDVVCGRRAGAFTCLLDETGRYESPDCYTDEQKPDFKVSSLEEVHPLLEDYFNLVPASQTA from the exons ATGCTTCATCCTTTGCTCCGACGCTTACCCTCCATCACTCATCCACTCTCCACCGCCTCCGTTCATCGCCGGCGCTGCGCCGCCATGGCGGAATCTCCGGCGAGATACCTCACCGTCGCTGCCACCCCGAAGGCCTCCTTGAAGGGTGTGGTCTTCGACATGGATGGCACCTTGACGGTGCCGGTCATCGACTTCCCGGCCATGTACCGCACCGTGCTCGGAGAGGACACCTACGCCTCCCTCCGCTCCGCCAGTCCCTCCGGCGGCATCGACATCCTTCATCACATCGAGACCTGGGCTCCTGCTGAGCAGCAGCGTGCATACGAGATTATCGCCCATTTCGAGCAACAAGGCCTCGATCGCCTCCAAATCATGCCCG GTGCTTTGGAGCTTTGTAGATTTCTGGATTCAAAGAAGATTAG GAGGGGCTTGATTACTCGCAATGTCGATGCTGCTGTCGATCTATTTCATCAACGATTTGGG ATAATGTTTGCCCCAGCATTAAGTAGGGAATTTCGTCCTTACAAGCCAGACCCCGCGCCATTGCTGCATATATGTTCAACTTGGGGTGTATCCCCGAATGAGGTTATGATGATAGGCGATAGCCTGCGAGATGAT gTTGTGTGTGGGAGAAGAGCCGGTGCCTTCACATGCTTGCTGGATGAAACAGGTAGGTATGAGTCCCCGGACTGTTACACCGATGAACAAAAACCCGATTTTAAGGTGTCCTCGCTTGAGGAAGTTCATCCTCTCTTGGAAGACTATTTCAATTTGGTCCCGGCTTCACAAACTGCTTAG
- the LOC120262801 gene encoding glutamyl-tRNA(Gln) amidotransferase subunit B, chloroplastic/mitochondrial translates to MASLRFLGFRATPSSFLHHPSLTAIRASPLLLFASSSDRILTVQSPPAMPKEKSIYPSNKKVADPGLHGFEAVIGIETHVQLSTITKAFCSCPYSYGAQPNTTICPVCMGLPGTLPVLNSKVVEFAVRLGLALNCSISMSSKFDRKQYFYPDLPKGYQISQFDVPIASRGFVDVDLPVEFGGGHRRFGITRVHMEEDAGKLMHSDSGSCSQVDLNRAGVPLLEIVSEPDMRTGIEAAEYAAEIQRMVRYLSVSNGNMQEGSLRCDVNVSIRPVGQVEFGTKVEIKNMNSFSAMSRAIDFEISRQVLLHSQGQSDQIVQETRLWEEGAQKTVTMRKKEGLADYRYFPEPDLPEVVLSEEYIDQIRKSLPELPEAKRRRYENMGLSMQDVLFLANDNYVADFFDDTIKKGADAKLAANWIMGDIAAYLKNERLSINDIKLSPQELAELIASIKNGTISGKIGKEILVELITKGGTVKAVIEEKDLIQIVDPAAIEALVDKVITANPKQLQQYHGGKTKLQGFFAGQVMKESKGKANPMLLNKILIEKLNAEN, encoded by the exons ATGGCGTCTCTCCGCTTTCTAGGGTTTCGAGCAACCCCTTCGTCGTTCCTCCATCATCCATCCCTTACCGCCATTAGAGCTTCTCCTCTCCTCCTCTTCGCTTCCTCATCCGACCGTATTCTCACCGTCCAATCCCCACCAGCAATGCCCAAAGAGAAATCCATCTATCCTTCCAACAAGAAGGTCGCCGACCCTGGTCTTCATGGCTTTGAGGCCGTCATTGGCATCGAGACGCATGTCCAGCTCTCCACCATCACCAAGGCCTTCTGCTCTTGCCCTTACTCCTATGGCGCTCAACCCAACACCACCATTTGCCCTGTTTGCATGGGTCTCCCTGGAACCCTCCCGGTTCTCAACTCAAAAGTCGTGGAATTCGCCGTCAGGCTTGGTCTTGCTTTGAATTGCAGCATTTCCATGAGTTCCAAGTTCGATCGGAAACAGTACTTCTATCCGGACCTTCCCAAAGGGTACCAGATCTCGCAGTTCGATGTTCCCATTGCGAGTAGAGGCTTCGTTGATGTTGATCTTCCTGTGGAGTTTGGCGGTGGGCATCGGAGGTTTGGGATAACTAGGGTTCATATGGAAGAGGATGCTGGAAAGCTCATGCATTCGGATTCTGGGAGTTGCTCGCAA GTGGATTTGAATAGAGCTGGTGTGCCATTGTTGGAGATTGTCTCTGAGCCTGATATGAGGACTGGGATTGAGGCTGCGGAGTATGCGGCGGAGATTCAGAGGATGGTCAGGTATTTGAGTGTTAGCAATGGGAATATGCAGGAGGGTTCTCTTCGGTGCGACGTGAATGTCTCTATTCGGCCTGTTGGGCAGGTTGAGTTTGGCACAAAG GTAGAGATTAAGAATATGAATTCATTTTCTGCAATGAGCAGAGCTATAGACTTTGAGATCTCTAGGCAGGTGCTTCTCCATAGTCAAGGTCAGAGTGATCAAATCGTACAAGAAACACGTCTTTGGGAAGAAGGAGCTCAG AAAACAGTTACAATGCGAAAGAAGGAAGGGCTTGCTGATTATAGATACTTTCCGGAACCTGACCTTCCTGAAGTGGTTCTCTCAGAAGAGTATATTGACCAGATTCGCAAATCTTTACCTGAACTTCCAGAAGCAAAGCGCAGACGCTATGAGAATATGGGCCTCAGTATGCAAGATGTATTATTTCTCGCAAATGATAATTAT GTAGCTGATTTCTTTGATGATACCATTAAAAAGGGGGCTGATGCCAAGTTGGCTGCCAATTGGATTATGGGTGATATTGCAGCTTATCTGAAAAACGAGCGGCTGTCAATAAATGACATCAAACTATCACCCCAAGAGCTTGCCGAGCTGATTGCTTCCATAAAAAATGGAACAATTAGTGGGAAAATTGGAAAGGAG ATTCTTGTGGAGCTAATAACAAAAGGGGGAACCGTCAAGGCAGTGATAGAAGAAAAGGATTTAATTCAG ATTGTTGATCCAGCCGCAATCGAAGCGCTGGTTGATAAAGTTATTACGGCAAACCCCAAGCAACTTCAGCAGTACCACGGAGGTAAAACAAAGTTACAAGGGTTCTTCGCCGGTCAG GTAATGAAAGAATCAAAGGGAAAAGCAAACCCAATGCTTCTGAACAAAATCCTTATAGAAAAATTGAATGCCGAAAACTAA
- the LOC120263154 gene encoding haloacid dehalogenase-like hydrolase domain-containing protein At2g33255 isoform X2 has protein sequence MLHPLLRRLPSITHPLSTASVHRRRCAAMAESPARYLTVAATPKASLKGVVFDMDGTLTVPVIDFPAMYRTVLGEDTYASLRSASPSGGIDILHHIETWAPAEQQRAYEIIAHFEQQGLDRLQIMPGALELCRFLDSKKIRRGLITRNVDAAVDLFHQRFGIMFAPALSREFRPYKPDPAPLLHICSTWGVSPNEVMMIGDSLRDDVVCGRRAGAFTCLLDETGRYESPDCYTDEQKPDFKVSSLEEVHPLLEDYFNLVPASQTA, from the exons ATGCTTCATCCTTTGCTCCGACGCTTACCCTCCATCACTCATCCACTCTCCACCGCCTCCGTTCATCGCCGGCGCTGCGCCGCCATGGCGGAATCTCCGGCGAGATACCTCACCGTCGCTGCCACCCCGAAGGCCTCCTTGAAGGGTGTGGTCTTCGACATGGATGGCACCTTGACGGTGCCGGTCATCGACTTCCCGGCCATGTACCGCACCGTGCTCGGAGAGGACACCTACGCCTCCCTCCGCTCCGCCAGTCCCTCCGGCGGCATCGACATCCTTCATCACATCGAGACCTGGGCTCCTGCTGAGCAGCAGCGTGCATACGAGATTATCGCCCATTTCGAGCAACAAGGCCTCGATCGCCTCCAAATCATGCCCG GTGCTTTGGAGCTTTGTAGATTTCTGGATTCAAAGAAGATTAG GAGGGGCTTGATTACTCGCAATGTCGATGCTGCTGTCGATCTATTTCATCAACGATTTGGG ATAATGTTTGCCCCAGCATTAAGTAGGGAATTTCGTCCTTACAAGCCAGACCCCGCGCCATTGCTGCATATATGTTCAACTTGGGGTGTATCCCCGAATGAGGTTATGATGATAGGCGATAGCCTGCGAGATGAT gTTGTGTGTGGGAGAAGAGCCGGTGCCTTCACATGCTTGCTGGATGAAACAGGTAGGTATGAGTCCCCGGACTGTTACACCGATGAACAAAAACCCGATTTTAAGGTGTCCTCGCTTGAGGAAGTTCATCCTCTCTTGGAAGACTATTTCAATTTGGTCCCGGCTTCACAAACTGCTTA A
- the LOC120264585 gene encoding late embryogenesis abundant protein 7-like codes for MSNTKQTFNAGKAHGEGQAKGEQWVQSAKDTAHSIQNSDTAQQMRESKDQAAGFLQQTGEHVMQMAHDAADAVKNAVGMGPNNSGTTTTTTTTHSTHKA; via the exons ATGTCGAACACCAAGCAGACGTTCAATGCCGGCAAGGCCCATGGAGAGGGCCAG GCAAAGGGGGAGCAATGGGTGCAATCAGCGAAGGACACGGCACACTCCATCCAGAACTCGGACACTGCTCAGCAAATGCGCGAGTCCAAGGACCAAGCCGCCGGTTTTCTTCAGCAG aCTGGAGAGCATGTGATGCAAATGGCACATGATGCTGCGGATGCAGTGAAGAATGCTGTTGGAATGGGACCAAACAATTCAGGAACTACTACAACAACTACCACCACACACTCTACTCACAAGGCTTAA